A portion of the Salminus brasiliensis chromosome 11, fSalBra1.hap2, whole genome shotgun sequence genome contains these proteins:
- the LOC140565743 gene encoding odorant receptor 131-2-like, whose product MQSFSNSSFSSNPLIYSVLLQKVFMVQALVGIFLYVNCLMIFTFLKKEVFREDTRYILFAQTLFVDSAFMVLTDMMLIGNFFQYQIHMIPCIIISTAVSLLSICSPLTLVAMCLERYVAICMPLRHADISTNRTRFFGFVIIWSVSSIAPVFFVIAYFSVAIPGVLFSYVVCTLEVMLEKEWQANARAVILLVIFLLMIIIIIFTYIKIMIAARAASSEKKKSTNKSLRTVLLHAFQLFLCIVQFLTPYIEMPFWKFDVTVFNNVRYSNFIVFIIAPRCLSPLIYGMRDEKFFLVLRHYALWGFDNNVFIQWKIRPS is encoded by the coding sequence ATGCAGAGCTTTTCCAACAGCAGCTTTAGCAGCAACCCACTGATATATTCTGTTTTATTACAGAAGGTGTTTATGGTGCAGGCACTGGTGGGAATTTTCCTTTATGTGAACTGTCTGATGATATTCACCTTTCTGAAAAAGGAGGTGTTCAGGGAGGACACCCGCTACATTTTATTTGCACAAACACTATTTGTTGACTCTGCCTTCATGGTTTTAACTGACATGATGTTGATAGGAAATTTTTTCCAGTATCAAATTCACATGATTCCTTGTATCATCATATCTACAGCAGTGTCCCTTCTTTCCATTTGTTCTCCACTGACTCTTGTGGCAATGTGTCTAGAGCGCTATGTTGCTATATGCATGCCTTTAAGACATGCAGACATCTCTACCAACAGGACCAGATTCTTTGGATTTGTGATCATATGGAGCGTCAGTTCCATAGCACCTGTATTCTTTGTTATAGCATATTTTTCTGTAGCTATTCCTGGTGTTCTGTTTTCATATGTTGTATGTACTTTGGAGGTAATGTTAGAGAAAGAGTGGCAGGCAAATGCACGTGCTGTCATTTTGCTGGTCATTTTTCTGTTGATGATCATAATAATCATCTTCACCTACATCAAGATAATGATTGCAGCCAGAGCCGCCTCCTCTGAGAAAAAGAAATCTACCAACAAGAGTCTCAGAACTGTGCTCCTTCATGCTTTTCAGCTGTTTCTGTGTATTGTTCAGTTTTTAACCCCATATATAGAAATGCCATTTTGGAAGTTTGATGTTACAGTGTTCAATAATGTAAGATACTctaattttattgtttttatcatTGCACCACGTTGTCTTAGTCCTTTGATTTATGGAATGAGAGATGAAAAGTTTTTCCTTGTTTTAAGACATTATGCACTGTGGGGTTTTGATAATAATGTGTTCATCCAGTGGAAAATAAGACCTAGCTAA
- the LOC140565744 gene encoding odorant receptor 131-2-like, giving the protein MQSVSNSSLSSNPLIYSLFMQKVFMVQALVGIFLYVNCLMIFAFLKKEVFREDTRYILFAQTLFVDSAFMVLTDMMLIGSFFQYKIHMIPCIIISTAVSLLSICSPLTLVAMCLERYVAICMPLRHADISTNRTRFFGFVIIWSVSSIAPVFFVIAYFSVAIPGVLFSYVVCSLEVMLEKEWQANARAVILLVIFLLMILIIVLTYIKIMIAARAASSEKKQSTKKSLRTVILHAFQLFLCIVQFLTPYIEMPFWKLDVMLFYNVRYSNFIVFIIAPRCLSPLIYGMRDEKFFLVLRHYALWGFDGLSHNLFIQSKIRPS; this is encoded by the coding sequence ATGCAAAGTGTTTCCAACAGCAGCTTGAGCAGCAACCCACTGATATATTCTCTTTTTATGCAGAAGGTGTTTATGGTGCAGGCACTGGTGGGAATTTTCCTTTATGTGAACTGTCTGATGATATTTGCCTTTCTGAAAAAGGAGGTGTTCAGGGAGGACACCCGCTACATTTTATTCGCACAAACACTATTTGTTGACTCTGCCTTCATGGTTTTAACTGACATGATGTTGATAGGAAGTTTTTTCCAGTACAAAATTCACATGATTCCTTGTATCATTATTTCTACAGCAGTGTCCCTTCTTTCCATTTGTTCTCCACTGACTCTTGTGGCAATGTGTCTAGAGCGCTATGTTGCTATATGCATGCCTTTAAGACATGCAGACATCTCTACCAACAGGACCAGATTCTTTGGATTTGTGATCATATGGAGCGTCAGTTCCATAGCACCTGTATTCTTTGTTATAGCATATTTTTCTGTAGCTATTCCTGGTGTTCTGTTTTCATATGTTGTATGTAGTTTGGAGGTAATGTTAGAGAAAGAGTGGCAGGCAAATGCACGTGCTGTCATTTTGCTGGTCATTTTTCTGTTGATGATTTTAATCATTGTCTTAACCTACATCAAGATAATGATTGCAGCTCGAGCTGCCTCCTCTGAGAAAAAGCAATCTACAAAAAAGAGTCTCAGAACTGTCATCCTTCATGCTTTTCAGCTGTTTCTGTGTATTGTTCAGTTTTTAACCCCATATATAGAAATGCCATTCTGGAAGCTTGATGTTATGTTGTTTTATAATGTGAGATATTccaattttattgtttttattattgcaCCACGCTGTCTTAGTCCTTTGATTTATGGAATGAGAGATGAAAAGTTTTTCCTTGTTTTAAGACATTATGCACTGTGGGGTTTTGATGGTCTTTCCCATAATTTGTTTATCCAGTCAAAAATAAGACCTAGCTAA